The following coding sequences lie in one Kitasatospora azatica KCTC 9699 genomic window:
- a CDS encoding FAD-dependent monooxygenase, translating into MTETAYLEAPVLVVGGGSVGLLTAALLAHHGIPAVLVERRSGPSVHPRATGIGPRTVEILRELGLDTAVDAVAVDLRGATAKAVARTVVEMGAGDVVAVPMPVPSATELDTTPFRLRGVCAQDRLDAVVAADLARRGAAVRWSTRLVGIAQDADGVDVELEGPDGRYSLRCAHVVAADGAHSAVRTALGVGTSGVGDLGKSKINILFGADLRPHLRGMSFGTCTITTPEAHGLLVTVDGSTTWVFHVSCDVDEGERPEDFTQERCVAVVRAAVGDPELDVEVRSVLPWRPRSALADRFAVGRVFLVGDAAHTVAPIGAFGLNTGVADAHNLAWKLAAVHHGEAGAGLLDTYAQEREPVAAATLDQAMRRFADPALHWGRGPEADAARAAAGVWAAPVVHLGQRYDSAAVVDPRPELPSTVDLVAALDGSPGSRVPHAWVDGVSTLDLVASRWTLLAGAAGDRWLAAAAGVGLPAHRVRAPWLSDSGALLVRPDAIVAMRVTVPVPDPARFLAEVLDQVLARPVAVPSV; encoded by the coding sequence ATGACGGAAACAGCGTATCTGGAAGCGCCGGTCCTCGTGGTCGGGGGCGGCAGCGTCGGGCTGCTCACCGCGGCGTTGCTCGCCCACCACGGCATCCCCGCGGTGCTCGTCGAACGCCGCTCGGGGCCGTCGGTCCACCCGCGCGCGACCGGCATCGGGCCCCGGACGGTCGAGATCCTGCGTGAACTCGGGCTGGACACCGCCGTCGACGCTGTCGCCGTCGACCTGCGGGGTGCCACGGCCAAGGCGGTGGCGCGGACGGTCGTCGAGATGGGCGCGGGCGATGTCGTGGCCGTGCCCATGCCGGTTCCGTCCGCCACCGAGCTGGACACGACGCCGTTCAGGCTGCGCGGCGTCTGCGCACAGGACCGCCTTGACGCCGTGGTGGCGGCCGACCTGGCGCGCCGCGGAGCGGCTGTGCGCTGGTCGACCCGCCTGGTCGGCATCGCGCAGGACGCCGACGGGGTCGACGTCGAGCTGGAGGGGCCCGATGGCCGCTACTCGCTGCGCTGCGCGCACGTGGTGGCCGCGGACGGCGCGCACAGCGCTGTGCGGACCGCGCTCGGGGTGGGTACCTCCGGGGTGGGCGACCTGGGCAAGTCGAAGATCAACATCCTGTTCGGCGCCGACCTCCGACCCCACCTGCGGGGGATGTCCTTCGGCACCTGCACGATCACCACGCCGGAGGCGCACGGCCTGCTGGTGACCGTGGACGGTTCGACCACCTGGGTCTTCCACGTCAGCTGCGACGTGGACGAGGGAGAGCGCCCCGAGGACTTCACGCAGGAACGCTGCGTCGCGGTCGTCCGCGCGGCGGTCGGCGATCCCGAGCTCGACGTCGAGGTGCGCAGCGTGCTGCCGTGGCGGCCCCGGAGCGCCCTGGCCGACCGCTTCGCCGTCGGCCGCGTGTTCCTGGTCGGCGACGCCGCCCACACCGTGGCACCCATCGGTGCGTTCGGCCTCAACACCGGCGTCGCCGACGCCCACAACCTGGCGTGGAAACTGGCCGCCGTCCACCACGGCGAGGCGGGCGCCGGCCTGCTCGACACCTACGCGCAGGAGCGCGAGCCGGTCGCCGCGGCGACGCTGGACCAGGCGATGCGCAGGTTCGCCGACCCGGCGCTGCACTGGGGGCGTGGACCCGAGGCCGACGCCGCCAGGGCTGCGGCGGGGGTGTGGGCGGCGCCGGTCGTGCACCTCGGCCAGCGGTACGACTCGGCCGCCGTCGTCGATCCGCGGCCGGAACTCCCGTCCACGGTCGACCTGGTGGCGGCGCTGGACGGGTCGCCGGGTTCACGGGTGCCGCACGCGTGGGTCGACGGGGTCTCCACGCTCGACCTGGTCGCATCCCGGTGGACCCTGCTGGCGGGCGCCGCGGGCGACCGGTGGCTCGCGGCCGCGGCCGGCGTCGGCCTGCCGGCACACCGGGTCCGCGCGCCGTGGCTGTCCGACAGCGGGGCCCTGCTCGTGCGGCCGGACGCGATCGTCGCGATGCGGGTCACGGTGCCGGTGCCGGATCCGGCGCGGTTCCTCGCCGAGGTGCTGGACCAGGTGCTGGCCAGGCCGGTCGCGGTGCCGAGCGTCTGA
- a CDS encoding TetR/AcrR family transcriptional regulator C-terminal domain-containing protein: MTEPAPWSVWTRPRPEPARRAPGVDQYVAAALAVADAEGLAAVSMRRVAGDLGSGTATLYRYIANRDELVDLMVDAAQGEDPLPEPTPDWRTDLAAVAHAQRATLLRHPWLAAELAGRPSLGPNTLRRAESALRAAVALTPDITLASQALVAVHAYVLGSVATQQAARRAEQRTGLTEEQWQRSLGPYISAVLAAGEHPMLARRVHEGEDLDPDVEFAFGLDCVLDGLAARLAH, translated from the coding sequence ATGACCGAACCCGCTCCCTGGTCGGTGTGGACCAGGCCTCGCCCCGAACCGGCCCGACGCGCCCCGGGAGTGGACCAGTACGTGGCCGCCGCGCTGGCCGTCGCCGACGCGGAGGGCCTGGCCGCGGTGTCGATGCGCCGGGTCGCGGGCGACCTCGGCTCCGGGACGGCCACCCTCTACCGCTACATCGCCAACCGCGACGAGCTGGTGGACCTGATGGTCGACGCCGCCCAGGGCGAGGACCCGCTCCCCGAGCCCACCCCGGACTGGCGCACCGACCTGGCCGCGGTCGCGCACGCCCAGCGCGCGACCCTGCTGCGCCACCCGTGGCTGGCGGCCGAACTGGCGGGCAGGCCCTCGCTCGGCCCCAACACCTTGCGGCGGGCCGAATCCGCCCTGCGCGCCGCCGTCGCGCTCACCCCCGACATCACGCTGGCCTCACAGGCACTCGTAGCCGTGCACGCGTACGTGCTGGGCTCGGTGGCCACACAGCAGGCCGCTCGGCGCGCCGAGCAGCGCACCGGCCTGACCGAGGAGCAGTGGCAGCGCAGCCTCGGCCCCTACATCAGCGCCGTCCTCGCGGCGGGCGAACACCCGATGCTCGCCCGCCGCGTCCACGAAGGCGAGGACCTCGACCCTGACGTCGAGTTCGCGTTCGGCCTGGACTGCGTACTCGACGGCCTCGCGGCCCGATTGGCTCACTGA
- a CDS encoding tyrosinase family protein: MTEHQLATLAHPDLLARATSPHDGMAGPMTFADLAAMRRTQPLQKVRKNEKDLTATERSRLLDAFNVINQSGAFGKFVAVHADMGHHQHRMSSSPTDLGAQRFLPWHRVLLDQMESALRRIHADVTIPYWDWTVDQQVPVWMAGVLPTVVVPGAMGGVIQVTRSPGDQQALRQITSRIDAVMGVGDFNTFVDGLESVHDDIHVWVGATMSDLMTAAADPLFYMHHANIDRLWWTWHPTHQNENPTLNGDNAVMDPWRVTELTTRDIANFHYSYR; this comes from the coding sequence ATGACCGAGCATCAGCTCGCCACCCTCGCCCACCCCGACCTGCTCGCGCGGGCCACCTCCCCGCACGACGGGATGGCCGGCCCGATGACCTTCGCCGATCTGGCGGCCATGCGGCGGACCCAGCCGTTGCAGAAGGTCCGCAAGAACGAGAAGGACCTCACCGCCACCGAGCGGTCCCGCCTGCTCGACGCGTTCAACGTGATCAACCAGTCCGGCGCGTTCGGCAAGTTCGTCGCCGTCCACGCCGACATGGGCCACCACCAGCACCGCATGAGCTCCTCGCCGACCGACCTCGGCGCCCAGCGGTTCCTGCCCTGGCACCGGGTGCTCCTGGACCAGATGGAGAGCGCGCTGCGCCGCATCCACGCCGACGTGACTATCCCGTACTGGGACTGGACGGTCGACCAGCAGGTACCGGTCTGGATGGCGGGCGTGCTGCCGACCGTGGTGGTGCCCGGTGCGATGGGCGGCGTCATCCAGGTGACCCGCTCGCCCGGCGACCAACAGGCGCTGCGGCAGATCACCTCCCGGATCGACGCGGTGATGGGCGTCGGCGACTTCAACACCTTCGTGGACGGGCTGGAGTCCGTGCACGACGACATCCACGTCTGGGTCGGCGCCACCATGTCGGACCTGATGACGGCGGCCGCCGACCCGCTCTTCTACATGCACCACGCCAACATCGACCGACTCTGGTGGACCTGGCACCCGACCCACCAGAACGAGAACCCGACACTGAACGGCGACAACGCGGTGATGGACCCCTGGCGGGTCACCGAACTCACCACCCGCGACATCGCCAACTTCCACTACTCCTACCGCTGA
- a CDS encoding DUF5990 family protein — translation MQIRIDAYDLPGRTCAAGPDFPGYTNVHVAVQRRDRREELLDCQPGDAASATWRLECTATPGPLGIDLKGPYIQGRPGGRFIYLSWGSVDEVGTFTLFRRAKLMLDAVDPATAAAATRLGQLTGRLRLTDAKGHPLCAAVRPPLVEWSAEATR, via the coding sequence ATGCAGATCCGGATCGACGCCTACGACCTGCCGGGCCGCACCTGCGCCGCCGGCCCCGACTTCCCCGGCTACACCAACGTCCACGTGGCGGTCCAACGTCGGGACCGGCGCGAGGAACTGCTCGACTGCCAGCCCGGCGACGCCGCCTCGGCAACCTGGCGGCTGGAGTGCACGGCCACCCCCGGCCCGTTGGGCATCGACCTCAAGGGCCCGTACATCCAGGGTCGTCCGGGCGGCCGGTTCATCTACCTCTCGTGGGGCAGCGTCGACGAAGTCGGTACCTTCACCCTGTTCCGACGCGCCAAGCTCATGCTGGACGCCGTCGACCCGGCCACCGCTGCCGCCGCAACCCGACTCGGGCAGCTCACCGGACGCCTTCGCCTCACCGACGCCAAGGGCCATCCCCTGTGTGCCGCCGTCCGGCCACCGCTCGTCGAATGGTCCGCCGAGGCCACCCGGTGA
- a CDS encoding helix-turn-helix transcriptional regulator, giving the protein MPSRASRDDSQAGPISTDLVEAELQAYALARGVALPDPRTTDDRADDRAKVDWLAPLWDALCLVGTAQPGLAFAESAETTALGGVLAPILANSPDIAALLDNLGRFHPLIGRNELVVRRRPTGSGPATVSVSLRALDGGAAHPETVDACFAMLCRTVRRLAGEGAVPDRVLLRRPAPERAQAYRSVFGPVSFGQPADACVFGPTALRAPVRQADPVVLAMLAPYAERRLELHHTRWSETVRAALQEEVGPDGPPRLADVARTMAVGRRTLQLRLQEEGCSFSALVEAVQRDRALALLAEPEPAGLPLGAIATQVGFATQAALTRAVRRWTGLTPSGYRRAAGERR; this is encoded by the coding sequence TTGCCTTCCCGCGCATCTCGGGACGACTCCCAGGCCGGCCCCATCAGCACCGACCTGGTGGAGGCGGAGTTGCAGGCATACGCCCTCGCGCGAGGAGTGGCGCTGCCGGATCCGCGAACGACGGACGACCGCGCAGACGACCGGGCGAAGGTCGACTGGCTCGCGCCGCTCTGGGACGCGCTGTGCCTGGTCGGTACGGCGCAGCCCGGGCTGGCGTTCGCCGAGTCGGCCGAGACCACCGCGCTGGGCGGGGTGTTGGCGCCGATCCTCGCGAACAGCCCCGACATCGCGGCGCTGTTGGACAACCTGGGGCGTTTCCACCCGCTGATCGGCCGCAACGAGCTGGTCGTACGGCGGCGCCCCACCGGCAGCGGGCCCGCCACGGTCTCGGTGAGCCTGCGGGCACTGGACGGGGGTGCGGCACATCCGGAAACCGTGGACGCCTGCTTCGCCATGCTGTGCCGAACCGTCCGCCGGCTCGCCGGGGAGGGCGCCGTACCGGACCGGGTGCTGCTGCGGCGGCCCGCCCCCGAGCGGGCGCAGGCGTACCGCAGTGTGTTCGGCCCGGTGTCGTTCGGGCAGCCGGCGGATGCCTGCGTGTTCGGGCCGACCGCACTGCGTGCGCCCGTGCGACAGGCTGATCCGGTGGTGTTGGCGATGCTCGCCCCGTACGCGGAGCGGCGGCTCGAACTGCACCACACGCGGTGGTCGGAGACGGTCCGAGCAGCCCTCCAGGAGGAAGTGGGGCCGGACGGCCCGCCTCGACTGGCCGACGTGGCACGCACGATGGCGGTGGGCCGCCGCACGCTCCAGCTGCGCCTGCAGGAGGAGGGCTGCTCGTTCTCAGCCTTGGTGGAGGCCGTGCAACGGGACCGGGCGCTGGCCCTGCTGGCCGAGCCCGAGCCGGCCGGACTGCCGCTGGGCGCCATCGCGACCCAGGTGGGCTTCGCCACTCAGGCGGCCCTCACCCGCGCGGTACGGAGGTGGACGGGGCTGACCCCCTCGGGGTACCGGCGCGCTGCGGGCGAGCGCCGCTAG
- a CDS encoding sterol desaturase family protein, producing the protein MELDTPARPGLTYGTYPLLATATAAAVWAAVTHRLAISRDATLGLLTIGTIVVALIVERVNPLLDRWRMTRDNFVGRDLPFIGLAFVVEQVATMGVSLVAARFVPAGGFGPLARLPLLVQALVVLLALDLLWYTYHRAAHTIPRLWRAHGVHHSPSQLYLLMHPIFHPIDLLVSRFMISLLVFRFSGATPDAAFLALVVLNLQQTISHINSDLRTGALNYLLIGAETHRWHHGASERVNYGSVLAIWDIAFRTFVYEPTRVPDRLGLDDPASYPDPRRFHTTLAWPFRRTSTPAAKP; encoded by the coding sequence ATGGAACTCGACACACCGGCACGGCCAGGTCTGACCTACGGTACCTACCCGCTGCTGGCGACAGCCACGGCCGCAGCCGTCTGGGCGGCGGTCACTCACCGCCTGGCGATCTCGCGGGACGCCACGCTCGGCCTACTGACCATCGGCACCATCGTGGTCGCACTCATCGTCGAGCGGGTCAACCCGCTGCTGGACCGCTGGCGGATGACCCGGGACAACTTCGTCGGCCGCGACCTGCCGTTCATCGGACTGGCCTTCGTGGTCGAGCAGGTCGCGACCATGGGTGTCTCCCTCGTCGCAGCCCGCTTCGTCCCGGCCGGCGGCTTCGGACCGCTCGCCCGCCTCCCGCTCCTCGTCCAGGCCCTGGTCGTCCTGCTGGCCCTCGACCTGCTCTGGTACACCTACCACCGGGCCGCCCACACCATCCCCCGACTGTGGCGGGCGCACGGAGTCCACCACTCGCCGTCCCAGCTGTACCTCCTCATGCACCCGATCTTCCACCCCATCGACCTGCTGGTCTCCCGGTTCATGATCTCCCTGCTGGTGTTCCGCTTCAGCGGCGCGACCCCTGACGCCGCGTTCCTGGCCCTGGTGGTGCTGAACCTCCAGCAGACGATCAGTCACATCAACTCCGACCTCCGCACCGGAGCGCTCAACTACCTGCTGATCGGCGCCGAAACCCACCGCTGGCACCACGGCGCCAGCGAACGGGTCAACTACGGCTCGGTACTGGCCATCTGGGACATCGCCTTCCGCACCTTCGTGTACGAGCCCACCCGGGTGCCCGACCGCCTCGGCCTCGACGACCCGGCCTCCTACCCCGACCCCCGCCGCTTCCACACCACCCTCGCCTGGCCCTTCCGGCGGACCAGCACACCGGCTGCGAAACCGTAG
- a CDS encoding DUF3761 domain-containing protein, with protein MPPGASPDPNSSSAGGSSGGGSSSSGGSSGGVPNPGAGATALCNDGTYSFSAHHQGTCSSHGGVAVWYK; from the coding sequence ATGCCTCCGGGCGCCTCTCCCGACCCGAACTCGAGTTCCGCTGGGGGTTCGTCCGGAGGAGGCTCGTCCTCGTCAGGTGGTTCCAGCGGTGGTGTCCCGAACCCGGGCGCTGGCGCCACTGCCTTGTGCAATGACGGCACGTACTCGTTCTCCGCGCACCATCAGGGCACCTGCTCCAGTCACGGCGGCGTAGCCGTCTGGTACAAGTAG
- a CDS encoding cupin domain-containing protein: protein MSGLVRKSLDTPEEVRPFEQNAGKVELVNLDAGAVGRGTFEPGWKWSSHVKPIAGTESCQASHMGYVISGRMNIVMDDGESAEFGPGDFMICPPGHDAWVVGDEACVVIDWQGFADYAKK, encoded by the coding sequence ATGTCCGGTCTCGTACGCAAGAGCCTCGACACGCCCGAGGAAGTCCGTCCCTTCGAGCAGAACGCGGGGAAGGTGGAGCTGGTCAACCTGGACGCCGGAGCGGTGGGCCGCGGAACCTTCGAGCCGGGATGGAAATGGTCGAGTCATGTCAAGCCCATTGCGGGAACGGAGAGTTGCCAGGCCTCGCACATGGGCTATGTGATCTCCGGGCGGATGAACATCGTCATGGACGACGGCGAGTCGGCGGAATTCGGCCCCGGCGACTTCATGATCTGCCCGCCGGGGCACGACGCCTGGGTCGTGGGCGACGAGGCCTGTGTCGTCATCGACTGGCAGGGCTTCGCCGACTACGCCAAGAAGTGA
- a CDS encoding alpha/beta fold hydrolase has product MKPYRVILLPGSVLPADLAYGALIVALGPDVDAVAKELELYATDEPPADYSLDTEVAGLLREADARGWDTFHLVGYSGGGASALAVAQRHPERLASLALLEPAWAGSWDWSPEHTALWAQYDELEALPPREFMAAFTRLGVKPEVVPPPPPPGPPPPWMAKRPAGIRAFLKTFKTYDLDRGRLTAFDKPVYFALGGLSNPDEYGEVAARLAKVFPDFQLEVFEDRHHFDPPHRIEPERLAGSLHAIWARTEQS; this is encoded by the coding sequence ATGAAGCCGTACAGGGTCATCCTGCTGCCTGGCAGCGTGCTCCCGGCGGACCTCGCCTACGGTGCGCTGATCGTTGCTCTGGGCCCGGACGTCGACGCCGTCGCGAAGGAGCTGGAGCTGTATGCGACCGACGAACCGCCGGCCGACTACAGCCTGGACACCGAGGTCGCGGGCTTGCTGCGCGAGGCCGACGCACGGGGGTGGGACACGTTCCACCTCGTGGGCTACTCGGGTGGCGGCGCATCGGCGCTGGCCGTCGCACAGCGGCACCCCGAGCGACTGGCGAGCCTGGCGCTGTTGGAGCCGGCCTGGGCGGGAAGCTGGGACTGGAGCCCGGAGCACACCGCACTCTGGGCGCAGTACGACGAACTGGAAGCACTGCCGCCACGGGAGTTCATGGCCGCCTTCACGCGACTGGGCGTCAAGCCCGAGGTGGTGCCACCTCCGCCGCCGCCCGGTCCCCCGCCGCCCTGGATGGCCAAGCGCCCGGCCGGCATCCGGGCCTTCCTGAAGACGTTCAAGACCTACGACCTCGACCGCGGCAGGCTCACCGCCTTCGACAAACCCGTGTACTTCGCCCTCGGCGGCCTGAGCAATCCCGACGAGTACGGGGAAGTGGCGGCCCGACTCGCGAAGGTCTTCCCGGACTTCCAACTCGAGGTATTCGAGGACCGGCACCACTTCGACCCGCCCCACCGGATCGAGCCCGAGCGGCTGGCCGGATCCCTGCACGCCATCTGGGCCCGCACCGAGCAGAGTTGA
- a CDS encoding TfoX/Sxy family protein, translated as MAIDEGLAQRIREQLGEVPGLTEKRMFGGLAFLLNGNMAVGVHSDELIVRIGPDDTDAALARPGVRLFDVTGRPMRGWILVASSALTEDATLGDWIDQGRTFAATLPPK; from the coding sequence ATGGCCATCGACGAAGGCCTGGCCCAGCGGATCCGCGAACAGCTGGGCGAGGTCCCCGGCCTCACCGAGAAACGCATGTTCGGCGGCCTCGCGTTCCTCCTGAACGGCAACATGGCCGTCGGAGTCCACAGCGACGAACTCATCGTCAGGATCGGCCCCGACGACACGGACGCGGCCCTGGCCCGCCCGGGCGTCCGCCTCTTCGACGTCACCGGGCGCCCGATGCGCGGCTGGATCCTCGTCGCCTCCTCCGCCCTCACCGAGGACGCGACTCTCGGCGACTGGATCGACCAAGGCCGCACCTTCGCGGCGACCCTGCCACCCAAGTAG
- a CDS encoding TetR family transcriptional regulator, whose protein sequence is MTEAQRPADWRARKKAATRQTIQEQATRLFLEKGFDATTVEEIAAAAGVSHMTFFRYFRTEEEVAASDDYDPLIGGRSSASTPTRGCAT, encoded by the coding sequence ATGACAGAAGCTCAGCGGCCAGCGGACTGGCGGGCCCGGAAGAAGGCCGCGACCCGCCAGACTATCCAGGAGCAGGCCACCCGGCTCTTCCTGGAGAAGGGCTTCGACGCCACTACGGTGGAGGAGATCGCGGCCGCCGCCGGTGTCTCCCACATGACCTTCTTCCGGTACTTCAGGACCGAGGAGGAGGTGGCCGCGAGCGACGACTACGACCCGCTGATCGGCGGCAGATCATCGGCCAGTACGCCGACGCGGGGGTGCGCGACATGA
- a CDS encoding helix-turn-helix domain-containing protein, translating to MLQALGLSALTENVYRTLLAEPDWGVDRIAAHLHLSEAETREALDELLELTLLRPAADSHALRAVSPEVGLTRLLAHNQNQLLFRQQQLESTRTVIAALSAEYIDRRPDDEMVLRLDSLEAVRDRLEELAATATEECLSLMRGGAVRPDSIQAGKHPNQVALERGVVIRSIFQDSFRNDPDTLRYARWLADLGGLTRTVPLLPIRLVIVDRSIALVPTDPSDGRRGALELRGEALIQPLCALFDELWRSGADFGQPVARDDRDLTGSERALLQLLGHGHTDQSAARKLGLSLRTVRRMMQDLMNRLNAESRFQAGAEAVRKDWL from the coding sequence GTGCTGCAAGCACTCGGACTGAGCGCGCTGACGGAGAACGTCTACAGGACCCTGCTAGCCGAGCCGGACTGGGGGGTCGACCGGATTGCCGCCCACCTGCACCTGTCGGAAGCAGAGACACGTGAAGCACTCGACGAACTGCTGGAACTGACGCTGCTGCGGCCCGCGGCCGACTCCCATGCTCTGCGGGCCGTCAGCCCGGAGGTCGGACTGACCAGGCTGCTCGCCCACAACCAGAACCAACTGCTCTTTCGCCAGCAGCAATTAGAGAGCACCCGCACCGTGATCGCGGCCCTTTCCGCCGAGTACATCGACCGACGACCCGATGACGAGATGGTCCTGCGGCTGGACTCGCTCGAAGCCGTCCGCGACCGCCTTGAGGAACTCGCAGCGACCGCGACCGAGGAATGCCTGTCCTTGATGCGCGGGGGAGCCGTTCGCCCCGATTCCATTCAAGCCGGCAAACACCCCAACCAGGTGGCACTGGAGCGCGGAGTGGTCATCCGCAGCATCTTCCAGGACAGCTTCCGCAACGACCCCGACACCCTGCGCTATGCCCGATGGTTGGCCGATCTGGGCGGTTTGACGCGCACCGTGCCGCTACTGCCGATCCGACTGGTAATCGTTGACCGCAGCATCGCTCTGGTCCCGACCGACCCCAGTGACGGCCGCCGCGGCGCACTGGAACTGCGCGGTGAGGCCCTCATCCAGCCCTTGTGCGCACTGTTCGACGAACTGTGGCGCAGCGGAGCCGACTTCGGTCAGCCCGTCGCCCGTGACGATCGAGACCTCACCGGGTCCGAGCGCGCTCTGCTGCAACTGCTGGGCCATGGCCACACGGACCAGTCCGCCGCCCGCAAGCTGGGCCTGTCCTTGCGGACAGTGCGGCGAATGATGCAAGACCTGATGAATCGTCTGAACGCCGAAAGTCGCTTCCAAGCAGGGGCCGAAGCCGTGCGGAAGGACTGGCTGTGA
- a CDS encoding peptidoglycan-binding protein encodes MASAIKTRNTATRLLAAVAVLSGLVLSAAPAHAATPPSSAEASAATTTALPVVDMEATVLAAQIDPRRADSTQTPGAHDSVLAVEQALQARGFLDARWVDGYFGTSTTTAYAAFQRSLGYTGLDANGLPGATSLTALGQGRYTVTHQIGPGARLQRDGYTIDTRTQNMLAEAERLLGFHLTLSQGSYNPGGDPTSAGTHDGGGVVDINVDGMSSSTRTAVAKALRQVGFAAWVRNPTQGDWPWHIHAAAISDTDLSTQAQNQTGDYYLGLNGLANHAADDGPRIPIQTWEQYQRTH; translated from the coding sequence ATGGCATCCGCCATCAAGACCCGCAACACCGCAACCCGACTGCTCGCGGCCGTCGCCGTCCTGAGCGGCCTGGTGCTGAGCGCCGCACCGGCCCACGCGGCGACCCCGCCGTCCTCTGCCGAGGCATCGGCGGCCACCACCACCGCGCTGCCCGTGGTGGACATGGAAGCCACCGTCCTGGCTGCCCAGATCGATCCCCGACGCGCCGACAGCACGCAGACTCCGGGGGCCCACGACTCGGTCCTGGCCGTCGAGCAGGCTCTGCAGGCCCGTGGCTTCCTCGACGCCCGCTGGGTGGACGGCTACTTCGGCACCAGCACCACCACCGCCTACGCCGCCTTCCAGCGCTCCCTCGGCTACACCGGCCTGGACGCCAACGGACTGCCCGGCGCCACCTCCCTCACCGCGCTCGGGCAGGGCCGATACACCGTCACCCACCAGATCGGGCCCGGCGCGCGCCTGCAGCGCGACGGATACACCATCGACACCCGCACCCAGAACATGCTCGCCGAAGCCGAACGCCTCCTGGGCTTCCACCTCACCCTGTCCCAGGGCTCCTACAACCCCGGCGGCGATCCCACCTCCGCGGGCACCCACGACGGCGGTGGCGTCGTGGACATCAACGTCGACGGCATGTCCAGCAGCACCCGCACCGCCGTCGCCAAGGCACTGCGCCAGGTCGGGTTCGCCGCCTGGGTCCGCAACCCCACCCAGGGCGACTGGCCGTGGCACATCCACGCCGCAGCGATCAGCGACACCGATCTGTCCACCCAGGCCCAGAACCAGACCGGTGACTACTACCTCGGCCTCAACGGCCTGGCCAACCACGCCGCCGACGACGGCCCCCGCATCCCCATCCAGACCTGGGAGCAGTACCAGCGCACCCACTGA
- a CDS encoding CHAP domain-containing protein, translating to MKNIRTALTVAGTALAMAVPLIGATSAPAFAAGRDGVCDSGEFCLYYNSDQAGSVSDFTGSVSDYGATQPSCYEFKGAGNGQGVCVKNNAASVWNRTGQTVRVYFNSGFGGASQDFAPGAKGNLNSTLKNNEASHQFLSGGGGGTGNQSPTDDFDHGTRGFAADNCTAFAAYRIASRLGVPNFSNSWGGTTWGNAGTWDDAARRVGVTVNTTPSVGAIAVNDVHKVGHVAYVNAVYSDGSFDVEEYNWNNPLAYGTRSHVHISNAQSDFQWMLHF from the coding sequence TTGAAGAACATACGCACCGCGCTCACCGTCGCCGGCACCGCACTGGCCATGGCCGTCCCCCTCATCGGCGCCACCTCCGCCCCCGCCTTCGCCGCCGGCCGCGACGGAGTCTGCGACTCCGGAGAGTTCTGCCTCTACTACAACAGCGACCAGGCCGGCTCGGTCTCCGACTTCACCGGCTCCGTCAGCGACTACGGGGCCACCCAGCCGAGCTGCTACGAGTTCAAGGGCGCCGGAAACGGCCAGGGTGTCTGCGTCAAGAACAACGCCGCATCGGTGTGGAACCGCACCGGGCAGACCGTCCGCGTCTACTTCAACAGCGGCTTCGGCGGCGCCAGCCAGGACTTCGCCCCCGGCGCCAAGGGCAACCTCAACTCCACGCTGAAGAACAACGAGGCCTCTCACCAGTTCCTCAGCGGTGGTGGCGGCGGCACCGGCAACCAGAGCCCCACCGACGACTTCGACCACGGCACCCGCGGCTTCGCCGCCGACAACTGCACCGCCTTCGCGGCATACCGCATCGCCAGCCGTCTCGGCGTCCCGAACTTCAGCAACTCCTGGGGCGGCACCACCTGGGGCAACGCCGGCACCTGGGACGACGCCGCCCGCCGCGTCGGCGTCACCGTCAACACCACCCCCAGCGTCGGTGCCATCGCCGTCAACGACGTCCACAAGGTCGGCCACGTCGCCTACGTCAACGCCGTCTACTCCGACGGCTCCTTCGACGTCGAGGAATACAACTGGAACAACCCCCTCGCCTACGGCACCCGCAGCCACGTCCACATCAGCAACGCGCAGTCCGACTTCCAGTGGATGCTCCACTTCTGA